In the Brevundimonas sp. MF30-B genome, ATGGCGCAGGCATCGGAGCTCGGATCTCTGACGACATGGCTGACGGTGAAGGTCGCTTCGTCAAAGAACGAGTGAACGATAGGCCGCTGCGCTTGGTCTTCGAGCGCAGTGCGCACAATCGCTGTGGCGTGTTCCAGGGTGGGATCATCGGTGAAAGCGGACATGCAAATCTCCTTGGCGCTAAGACATATACATTATCGTAATGTGTGTAAATATATGTGGGCGACATGGCGCATCGGCTTGTCCAGCACTAGGATCACTCCATGACTGCGCCCGACCCCTTCACCTCTTCGCCGCCTACCGTCCAAGGCCCGCTTCGCATCAATGACGTGGCACCCGATTTCTCTGCGCGCACCACACAGGGCGAGAAGAGGCTGAGCGACTACCGTGGGCGCTGGCTCGTGCTATTTTCGCATCCGGCGGATTTCACGCCCGTCTGCACAAGCGAGTTCGTCGCCCTGGCGCGCCAGGCCGACGCGTTTGCCGCGATCAGCTGCGATCTCATGGCCCTCTCGGTGGACAGCCTTTATTCCCACCTCGCCTGGCTGACCGACATCCACCGGCGGTTTGGCGTCACGGTCACATTTCCGATCATTGAGGACCCCTCAATGGCGATCGGCCAGGCCTACGGCATGGTCGACGCAGGCTCCGGTGACAGCGCCACGGTGCGCGCAACCTTCGTCATCGATCCAGACGGCGTCGTTCGGGCCATCAGCTGGTACCCGATGAACATCGGCCGTTCGGTGGAAGAGCTGTTGCGCCTGGTCTCTGCGCTGCAGACATCCGATCGGGAGCGGGCCTCCACACCCGCCGGCTGGACGCCTGGCGGCGTCCTGCTGGAATCGGCCGCCACCACGCTGGATGCCGCGCTGGCCAACGGCGATGACGCGGCGTCCTGGTATTACCGTGAGCGGCATCCATGACAGGCCCCAGCCTGAGAGGCATGGAACAGCTCAGGGAGATGGCTCCCCAGGCGGCTGAACTCCTGCGCCAACTCGCCAATCCCAACCGGCTGATGATCCTCTGCCATATCGCCAAGGAAGAGAAATCCGTCGGC is a window encoding:
- a CDS encoding peroxiredoxin — encoded protein: MTAPDPFTSSPPTVQGPLRINDVAPDFSARTTQGEKRLSDYRGRWLVLFSHPADFTPVCTSEFVALARQADAFAAISCDLMALSVDSLYSHLAWLTDIHRRFGVTVTFPIIEDPSMAIGQAYGMVDAGSGDSATVRATFVIDPDGVVRAISWYPMNIGRSVEELLRLVSALQTSDRERASTPAGWTPGGVLLESAATTLDAALANGDDAASWYYRERHP